The Streptomyces sp. WZ-12 genome segment CTGGGCGTCGAGGGCGCCGGCGGTGCGGGCGGCGACCGGCCACGGTACGGCGTTCGGGGTGCGGGGGGCGGCGGCGGTCGGCTCGTCGGCGGCGCCACCCGGCACTGCGGGAGCCGCCTCCCCGGCCGTCAACTCGTCTGAAACGGGGGCCTGTTCGAGGATGATGTGGGCATTGGTTCCGCTGATGCCGAAGGAGGAGACGGCGGCCCGGCGCACCCGGTCGCCCTCGGGCCAGGGGACGGGTTCGGTGAGCAGCCGTACGGCGCCGGCGTCCCAGTCGATGTGCGAGGACGGCGCGTCGACGTGCAGCGTGCGCGGGAGCAGGTCGTGACGCAGGGACAGCACCGTCTTGATCACTCCGGTGACGCCGGCGGCGGCCTGGGAGTGGCCGAGGTTGGACTTCACCGAGCCGAGCCACAGCGGGCGTTCGGGGTCCCGGTCCTGGCCGTAGGTGGCGAGCAGCGCACCGGCCTCGATGGGGTCGCCGAGCCGGGTGCCGGTGCCGTGCGCCTCGACCGCGTCCACGTCGTCCGGGGTGAGGCCGGCGCCGGCCAGTGCCTGGCGGATCACGCGCTGTTGGGACGGGCCGTTGGGGGCGCTGAGGCCGTTGGAGGCGCCGTCCTGGTTGACGGCGGAGCCACGCAGCACGGCGAGCACCGGGTGGCCGTTGCGCTGCGCGTCGGAGAGCTTCTCGACGAGCAGCATGCCGACGCCCTCGGACCAGGCGGTGCCGTCGGCGGCCTCGGCGAACGGTTTGCAGCGGCCGTCGGACGCCAGCCCGCCCTGCATGCTGAAGCCGGCGAAGCTGGCCGAGGTCGTCATCACGGTGGCGCCGCCGGCCAGGGCGAGGCCGCATTCGCCGGCGCGGACGGCCTGCGCGGCCAGGTGCAGGGTCACCAGGGACGACGAGCAGGCGGTGTCGAGGGTGACGGCGGGGCCTTCGAGGCCGAGGGCGAAGGCGAGGCGGCCGGAGAGCACGCTGGCGGCCAGGCCGTTGCCCGCGTAGCCGCCCAGGTCGTCCTCCGCGGCGAGGACCAGGTGTGCATAGTCCTGACCGTTGGTGCCGACGAACACGCCGGTGCGGGAACCGCGCAGCCCGGCCGGGTTGATGCCGGCGCGCTCGACGGCCTCCCAGGCGGTCTCCAGCAGGAGCCGCTGTTGCGGGTCCATGGCGAGGGCCTCGCGCGGGGAGATGTCGAAGAAGCCCGGGTCGAAGTCGGCCGCGTCGGCGAGGAATCCGCCCTCTTGAGTGGCGCTGTGGCTGGGTCCGTCGCCGGCCAGCGCCGCCAGGTCCCAGCCCCGGTCGGCGGGGAACGGCCCGATGCCGTCCCGTCCGGCGGACAGCAGCTCCCACAGGTCTTCCGGAGAACGCACGCCGCCGGGGAGTCGACAGGCCATGCCGACGATCGCCACGGGTTCGTGGCGGCCCGCCTCCAACTCCTGGAGGCGCTGGCGGGTTTGGTGGAGGTCCACCGTGACCCACTTCAGGTAGTCGACGAGTTTCTTTTCGTCCGGCATCGTCCGTGGAACCTTCCTGGGATGTGGTGGGAGCGAGCGACGGGGGTCGGGCGGTTCAGGAGTCCGTCTGCCGGCCGAGCTCGTGGTCGATGAAGGCGAGGACCTCGTCGGCGCTGGCCGCTTCGAGGCGGGCGTCGACGGCCGGTCGGCCGCCGTCCTGTTGGGTGCCGTCCCACTGGGCCAGCAGTTGCCGGAGGCGTCCCGCGACGTCCTGGCGGGTGGCGTCGTCCACGCCGTCCGGCGACAACTGCGACGCGATCTTGTCGAGTTGGGCCAGCGGCGAGCGGTCGGGGCCGGTCGCGTCGCCGCCGGACAGTGCCGGTTCGAGGTACCGGGCGACGGCGGCCGGGGTGGGGTGGTCGAAGACGAGGGTGGCGGGCAGCCTGGTACCGGTGGCGGCAGCCAGCCGGGTGCGCAGTTCGACCGCCATCAGGGAGTCGAACCCCAGCCGGTTGAAGTCCCGTTCGGCCGGTACGGCGTCCGTCCCGGTGTGGCCGAGCACCGCGGCGGTCTCGGCGCGGACCAGGTCGAGCAGGGCCTGGTGCCGCGCCGCGGCGTCCAGGGCGGCCAGCCGACGGGCCGTCCCGCCGGCGGATGCGGCCGCGGCGGTACGGCGCCGGCCGCGCACCAGGGCACGGAGCACGGCGGGGACCTGCCCCTCGGTGGGCGCGGCGGTCCAGGACACCCGCACCGCCAGCGCGAGTCCGTCGCCCCGGGCGGCGGCCTCGTCGAACAGGGCCAGGCCCTGCTCCGGTGCGAGCGGCGGCTGGCCCGAGCGCTCCAGGCGGGCCAGGTCGGCGGCGCCGAGGGTGCCGGTCATGCCGACGTCCTTCCGCCACGGCCCCCAGGCCAACGACAGCCCGGGCAGGCCCTGGGCGGCACGATGAGCGGCGAGCGCGTCGAGGAAGGCGTTGCCGGCGGCGTAGTTGCCCTGGCCGGGGCCGCCGGTGATGCCGGCGATCGAGGAGTACAGCACGAAGCCGGCCAGGTCGAGGTCGCGGGTGGCCCGGTGCAGGTGCCAGGCGGCATCGACCTTGGGCCGCAGGACGGTGTCCAGTTGCGCGGGCGTCAGCGTGCCGAGGGTGGCGTCTTCGAGGACGCCGGCGGTGTGCACGACGGCGGTCAGCGGGTGCTCCTGCGGGAGTTGGGCCAGCAGCCGGTCCAGGGCGGTGCGGTCGGCGACGTCGCAGGCGGCGAGGGTGACCTCGGCGCCGAGCGCGGCCAGTTCGTCGCGCAGGGCGGTCGCGCCGGGCGCGTCGGGTCCGCGGCGGCCGGCCAGCAGCAGGTGCTTGATGCCGTGTCCGGTGACCAGATGGCGGGCGAGGAGGCCGCCCAGGCCGCCGGTGCCGCCGGTGATCAGGACGGTTCCGTCGCGGTCCCAGGCGCGCAGCGGGTGCGCGGCGGTGGCGGGTGCGGCGGTGGCACGGGTCAAACGGGCGACGGTCGGCGCGCCACCGCGGAGCGCGACCTGCGTCTCCCCCGCGGCCAACAGGGCCGCCAGGTCCATCGGCGCGACCGTGTCACCGGCGGCCGCCGGCCCGGCGGGATCGAGGTCCAACAGCAGGTAGCTGCCCGGGTGTTCCGACTGCGCCGAGCGGACCAGCCCCCAGACCGCGGCCGCCGCCAGGTCGTGCACCTCCTCCGCCCCGGTGGCGACGGCACCGCGGGTGACGATCACCAGGTGGGCATCGGCCGTGCGTGCGTCGGCGGTCCAACGCTGCAACAGGTCCAGCACCGCCGTGGTGGTGGCGCGGGCCGCGGCGGGCAGGTCGTCGCCCCGGACCGGCGCCCCGAGCACCGGCGCGAGGACGAGCGGCGGCAGCGGCCCTTCACCGTCGAGCAGCGCGGTCAGCGACGCGACGCGCTCGGTGCCTGCGGTGGTGGAGCCCAACACCGTTTCCAGTTGCGGGAGTTCCGCGCCCAGCACGACGCACCGCGGACGGTCGCCGGTGTGCGCGCCGCCCTCCGGCGCGGGGACCCAGTCCAGGTCGAGCAGGACCGCGCCGTCCCCGCCGCCGGCCGCATCCGGCGCGTCGACGGTGGGCGTGCGCAGCGTGAGGCCGCTGACGGAGAGGACCGGGGCGCCCTGCGGGTCGGCGGCCTCCAGGGACCAGGTGTCCGCGCCGCGCGGGGTCAGGTGGACGCGCAGGGTGGTGGCCGAAGCGGCGTGCAGGGTGAGGCCCTGCCAGTCGAGGGCGTCACGGCCGTCGTCCCCGTCCAGCAGGTCGGCGGCGCGGGCCGCGGTGTCCAGGAGTGCCGGGTGGAGCGCGAACGCCCGCTCGGCCGGGCCGGGTTCGGGGAGTTCGAGGTCGACGAAGACCTCACCGTCCCGCTGCCAGGCGGCCGTGATCCCGGTCGGGCCGTCGAGGGTCGGCAGCGCGTCGAGAGGCACGGCGCGCTCCGGCGGCCAGACGGTCGAAGAGGCCGGGGGCGGCGCGGTGTCGGTGGTGAGCTCGGCGGTGGCGTGCAGCGTCCAGGGGCCGTCGAGGGCGTCGTCGGGCCGGGCGTGCACGGACAGGGCGCGCCGGCCGGTGTCGTCCGGGGCGGCCACCCGCACCTGGAGGCGCTGGGCCCGGTCGTCGGTGAGGACGAGCGGTGTGGTGACGGTCAGTTCGGCCACGGTCGGGCAGCCGGCCTGATCGCCGGCGCGGACGGCCAGTTCGGCGAGGACCGCGGCCGGCAGGACGGTGCGGCCGTCGTCCTCGTAGGCCGCGAGCCAGGGTTGGTTGGCGGTCGACAGGCGGCCGGTGAGCAGGATCTCCCCGGATCCGGCGACGGTGGTCGCGGCGCCGAGCAGCGGATGCCGGCCGGCCTCCAGGCCGAGCCCGCCGGCGTCACCGGGCGTTCCGGTCGCCAACGAGGGCCAGTAGCGCTCGCGTTGGAAGGCGTAGGTCGGCAGCGCGATCCGCCGCCCGCCGGTGCCGGCCAGGACACCGGTCCAGTCGACATCGACCCCGGCCGCGTACAGCCGGGCGACGGCACCGAGAGCGGCGCGCTCCTCCGGACGGTCCTTGCGCAGGACGGGCACCACGACGCCGTCCCCACCGTCGGGCAGGCAGGCGCCGGCCAGCGCGGAGAGGACGCCGTCGGGGCCGATCTCCAGGAAGGCGTTCGCGCCACGCTCCGCCAACGCCCGCACACCATCGGCGAACCGGACGGTCGCCCGCACATGCCGCACCCAATAATCAGCGCAACCCAACTCCCCCGCCGCAGCCACCTCACCCGTCACATTCGACACCACCGCAATCCGCGGCTCGCGATACTCAAGACCCTCCGCAACCACCCGGAACTCATCAAGCATCGGATCCATCAACGGAGAATGAAAAGCATGACTGACAGACAAGCGACGCGTCCGCACCCCCCGCGGGACAGTTGCTCCACAACCCGCCCAACGTCACCCTCAGCACCTGAAACCACCACCGAAGCAGGCCCGTTGACCGCCGCAACGGCCACCGCCCCACCACCCAACAACGGAACGACATCCTCCTCCCCCGCCTCCACCGCCACCATCACGCCACCCTCCGGCAACCCATCCATCAACCGCGCCCGAGCAGCAACCAACCGACACGCATCCCCCAAACGACAACACCCCAGCAACCTGCGCCGCCACAACCTCACCCACCGAATGCCCCGCCACAAACTCCACCCGCACACCCCACACCGACACCAACCGGAACAACGCCACCTCCACCGCAAACAACGCCGGCTGAGCCCAACCCGTCCGATCCAACAACCCACACTCACCACCCCACATCACCTCCCGCAAAGAAACACCCCACCCCAACTCCACATCCAACAACCCCACCACCTCATCAAAAGCATCCGCAAACACCGGGAAAGCCGCATACAACTCACGCCCCATACCCACCCGCTGCGCACCCTGACCCGAGAAGAGGAAGGCCGTGCGGCGTTCGCGGGCCTCCGCGCGGGCGGTCTCGGTGATGCCGTCGGTGGCGGCCAGCAGGACGGCCCGGTGCTCGAAGGTGGCGCGGCTGGTGACGAGGGAGTGGGCGAGGTCGACGGGCGGGAGGGCGGGCCGGTCCGCGGCGAAGGCGCGCAGACGGGCGATCTGGGCGTCGAGGGCGGCGGCGGAACGCGCCGAGACCACCCACGGGATGAGCTCCGGTGTCCGGGTCACCGCGGCCGGCTCGACGGCCGGCTCGTCCGGTGCGGCCTGTTCCAGGACGACGTGGGCGTTGGTGCCGCTGATGCCGAACGAGGAGACGCCGGCCCGGCGCGGTCGGCCGGTCTCCGGCCAGGCCGTGTGCTCGGTGAGCACTCGGACGGCGCCGGTGGTCCAGTCGACCCGGGTGGAGGGTTCGGTGACGTGCAAGGTGCGCGGCAGGGAGCCGTGTTGGAGGGCCAGCACCATCTTCATCAGGCCGGCGACGCCGGCGGCGGCCTGGGTGTGGCCGAGGTTGGACTTCACCGAGCCGAGCAGCAGCGGGCGGTCCTGCGGGCGGTCCTGGCCGTAGGTGGCCAGCACCGCCTGGGCCTCGATGGGGTCGCCGAGGACGGTGCCGGTGCCGTGCGCCTCGACGGCGTCCACGTCGGCCGGGGTCAGGCCGGCGCCGGTCAACGCCTGGCGGATGACGCGCTGTTGGGACGGGCCGTTGGGCGCCGTCAGGCCGTTGGAGGCGCCGTCCTGGTTGACGGCCGAGCCGCGCACCACGGCGAGGATGTCATGGCCGTTGCGGAGGGCGTCGGAGCGGCGTTCGACGACGAGGACGCCCACGCCCTCGGACCAGCCGGTGCCGTCGGCGGCGTCGGAGAACGCCTTGCAGCGGCCGTCCGGCGCCAGGCCGCCCTGGCGGGTGAAACCGGCGAAGCTGGTGGCGGTCGTCATGACGGTGACGCCGCCGGCCAGCGCCATGGTGCACTCGCCCGAGCGCAGTGCCTGGGCGGCCCAGTGCAGGGCGACGAGGGAGGAGGAGCAGGCGGTGTCCACGGTGACCGCGGGGCCTTCGAGGCCGAAGGCGTAGGCGAGGCGGCCGGAGATGACGCTGGCGGCCAGTCCGGTGCCGGCGTGCCCTTCGACGTCCTCCTGGGCACGGAGCACGAGGCTCGCGTAGTCCTGGCCGTTGGTGCCGATGAAGACGCCGGTGCGGGAGCCGCGGAGCCGGGTCGGGTCGGTGCCGGTGCGCTCGACGGCCTCCCAGGCGGTCTCCAACAGCAGCCGCTGCTGGGGGTCCATGGCGAGGGCCTCGCGCGGGGAGATGTCGAAGAAGCCCGGGTCGAAGTCGGCCGCGTCGTAGAGGAATCCGCCGACGTGGGTGGCGCTGCGCCCCTGCCCGTCGCCGGCGAGCAGGTCGAGGTCCCAGCCGCGGTCGGTGGGGAACGCGTCAATGCCGTCACGGCCCTCGCTCAGCAGTTGCCAGAGCGCCTCGGGGGTGGTGACGCCGCCGGGGAAGCGGCAGGCCATGCCGACGATGACGACCGGGTCGTCGTCGACCGGGGCGGCCGGCGCCGGTGGGGTCGCCGGGGCGGAGTCCGGCCGGTCGCCGGTGAGTTCGGCGAGGAGGTGGGTGGCGAGGGCGCGCGGTGTGGGGTGGTCGAAGACCAGGCTGGGCGGGAGGGGCAGGGCGGTGGTGGCGGCGAGGGCGTTGCTCAGTTCCACGGCGGTCAGCGAGTCGAAGCCGAGGTCACGGAAGGGCTTGTCGGTCCGGATGGCGTCGGCGCCGCGGTGGCCGAGCACCGCGGCGGCGGTGGTGCGGACCGCGCGGAGGAGGACGCCGGTGCGGTCGGCGGGTGCGGTGGCGGCCAGTTGGTCGCGCAGTTCGGCGGCGGCGCCGGCCTGTTGGCGGTGCGCCTCCTGGACCGCGCGGGCCGCGGCGCGGGCCGCGGGCAGTCGGCCGAGCAGCGGGCTGGGCCGCAGGGCCAGCAACGATTCCAGCAGCCGGGGTTGTTGTAGGTCGGCGATGATCAGGGTGGGGTGCGGCTCGGTCACCGCGCGGGCCAGGGCCGGTACGGCGAGGTCCGGGGCGAGCAGCCCGACGGGGTCGGCGCCGGGGCGGGTGTGGCGGGCGGCCATGCCGTCGCCGGCCCAGGCCCCCCAGGCGATCGAGGTGGCCGCGAGGCCCTGTGCGCGGCGCCGCTCGGCGAGGGCGTCGAGGACGGCGTTGGCCGCGGCGTAGCCGGCCTGGCCGGGGTTGCCGACGGCGCCGGCGACGGAGGAGAACAGCACGAAGACCGTGGGCCCGGCGTCCCGGGTCAGTTCGTCCAGGAGGAGGGCGGGGGCGACCTTGGCGCGGAAGACCGCGGCGAACCGGTCCGGGGTGAGGCCGGTCAGCACGCCGTCGTCCAGGACGCCCGCGGCGTGCACCACGGCGGTCAGCGGGCGGTCGGCGGGGATCTCGGCGAGGACCCAGGTGAGTTGCTGCCGGTCGGCGGCGTCGCACGCCGCGAGGGTGACGCGGGCGCCCAGGGCGGTCAGTTCGGCGGCCAGGTCCTCGGCACCGGGTGCGTCGGGGCCGCGGCGGCTGAGCAGCAACAGGTGCTCCGCACCGTGGGCGGCGAGCCAGCGGGCGGTATGCCGGCCGAGGGCGCCGGTGCCGCCGGTGATCAGCACGGTGCCGGTGGGCCGCCATGCGGCGTCGGGGGCGTGGTCGGGGGCGGGCGCCGCGGTGAGGCGTCGGCCGTAGGTGCCGGTGGCGCGCAGGGCGA includes the following:
- a CDS encoding SDR family NAD(P)-dependent oxidoreductase, whose product is MDPMLDEFRVVAEGLEYREPRIAVVSNVTGEVAAAGELGCADYWVRHVRATVRFADGVRALAERGANAFLEIGPDGVLSALAGACLPDGGDGVVVPVLRKDRPEERAALGAVARLYAAGVDVDWTGVLAGTGGRRIALPTYAFQRERYWPSLATGTPGDAGGLGLEAGRHPLLGAATTVAGSGEILLTGRLSTANQPWLAAYEDDGRTVLPAAVLAELAVRAGDQAGCPTVAELTVTTPLVLTDDRAQRLQVRVAAPDDTGRRALSVHARPDDALDGPWTLHATAELTTDTAPPPASSTVWPPERAVPLDALPTLDGPTGITAAWQRDGEVFVDLELPEPGPAERAFALHPALLDTAARAADLLDGDDGRDALDWQGLTLHAASATTLRVHLTPRGADTWSLEAADPQGAPVLSVSGLTLRTPTVDAPDAAGGGDGAVLLDLDWVPAPEGGAHTGDRPRCVVLGAELPQLETVLGSTTAGTERVASLTALLDGEGPLPPLVLAPVLGAPVRGDDLPAAARATTTAVLDLLQRWTADARTADAHLVIVTRGAVATGAEEVHDLAAAAVWGLVRSAQSEHPGSYLLLDLDPAGPAAAGDTVAPMDLAALLAAGETQVALRGGAPTVARLTRATAAPATAAHPLRAWDRDGTVLITGGTGGLGGLLARHLVTGHGIKHLLLAGRRGPDAPGATALRDELAALGAEVTLAACDVADRTALDRLLAQLPQEHPLTAVVHTAGVLEDATLGTLTPAQLDTVLRPKVDAAWHLHRATRDLDLAGFVLYSSIAGITGGPGQGNYAAGNAFLDALAAHRAAQGLPGLSLAWGPWRKDVGMTGTLGAADLARLERSGQPPLAPEQGLALFDEAAARGDGLALAVRVSWTAAPTEGQVPAVLRALVRGRRRTAAAASAGGTARRLAALDAAARHQALLDLVRAETAAVLGHTGTDAVPAERDFNRLGFDSLMAVELRTRLAAATGTRLPATLVFDHPTPAAVARYLEPALSGGDATGPDRSPLAQLDKIASQLSPDGVDDATRQDVAGRLRQLLAQWDGTQQDGGRPAVDARLEAASADEVLAFIDHELGRQTDS